A genomic region of uncultured Paludibaculum sp. contains the following coding sequences:
- a CDS encoding ribulose-phosphate 3-epimerase, which yields MRSLTEKLWLDVSLWSADLANLQQEIARLEPHADSFHVDACDGHYVPHLVFFPDLVARLRELTRVPFHLHLMATRPMDLLTAFLDAGVDRVTVPIECGKRVWQVLDHVHSKGKAAGISFELDTPVDLVRPFRSKIDTVVMMGTAIGVKGCELDERACDRVTAMKSLLDETPIRLVADGGIRQETAPLLRASGADGIVPGSLLCKSADVAETAKWLKSL from the coding sequence ATGCGGTCTTTGACAGAAAAGCTTTGGTTGGACGTCTCACTGTGGTCGGCGGACCTGGCTAATTTGCAGCAGGAAATCGCACGGCTCGAGCCGCATGCTGACTCGTTTCACGTGGATGCGTGCGACGGCCATTACGTTCCACATTTGGTGTTCTTCCCTGATCTCGTCGCGCGGCTGCGGGAACTGACCCGAGTTCCCTTCCACCTGCACCTCATGGCCACCCGGCCCATGGATCTTCTGACGGCGTTTCTGGACGCAGGCGTCGACCGGGTTACTGTCCCCATCGAATGTGGAAAGCGTGTCTGGCAAGTGCTGGATCATGTTCATTCCAAAGGAAAGGCTGCCGGCATCTCGTTTGAGCTGGACACGCCTGTGGATCTGGTGAGGCCATTCCGGTCAAAAATTGACACGGTTGTCATGATGGGGACCGCAATAGGCGTGAAGGGGTGTGAGCTGGACGAGCGGGCTTGCGACCGGGTGACGGCGATGAAGTCCCTTCTGGACGAAACCCCCATCCGGCTGGTGGCGGATGGGGGTATCCGGCAGGAGACGGCTCCGCTATTGAGGGCGTCCGGAGCCGATGGAATCGTCCCCGGATCGCTTCTCTGCAAGTCGGCTGACGTGGCGGAAACCGCCAAGTGGCTTAAATCACTGTGA
- a CDS encoding sialate O-acetylesterase: MRILLSCLLLALPLAAQTLQITKGANEYQVYQRGPGNSATIHVEGSAQGAAGKTVEARLVAAGMPVKDLDWKAAGKATSSGFTAELANVPTGGPYRLELRAVGGPVTVVSNLLVGDLWLLAGQSNMEGVGNLENTPLPSAEVNSLDMTDVWVTATDPLHRLPDSNDPVHWRRNAQGQPEKLQGEALAKWIAARRKGAGPGLPFALEMVRRTGVPIGLIPCAHGGTSMDQWSPALKDKGGDSLYGGMVRRFELAGGKIKGLLWYQGESDASPTAAPLFEEKFRNLIAAIRKDFNQPDLPFYYVQIGRHVSLSNQNEWNRIQDIQLKLESQIPNVGMVTCVDCELDDGIHVSTTEQPLLGHRLANLAIGQTRKGPRPVSARAKDGIIRVDFAEVNGRLKHAGRLYGFSVHDASGAYVPTIYKQRVSSADPNVVELLYGGKLPEGATLRYGAGRDPYVNLRDEAGMAAPAFGPMPISQ; this comes from the coding sequence ATGCGTATCCTGCTTTCCTGTCTACTGCTGGCCCTTCCTCTGGCCGCGCAAACCCTCCAGATTACGAAAGGAGCCAACGAATACCAGGTCTACCAGCGCGGGCCCGGCAATTCCGCCACCATTCACGTGGAGGGTTCCGCTCAAGGCGCTGCCGGTAAAACTGTCGAAGCCCGTCTGGTCGCCGCCGGCATGCCCGTGAAGGACCTCGACTGGAAGGCCGCCGGCAAGGCGACCTCCTCCGGCTTTACGGCGGAACTGGCCAATGTCCCCACCGGTGGTCCCTACCGTCTGGAACTCCGCGCCGTCGGCGGGCCCGTCACCGTCGTCTCCAACCTGCTGGTGGGCGATCTTTGGCTGCTCGCCGGCCAGTCCAATATGGAAGGCGTCGGTAATCTCGAGAACACGCCGCTGCCCAGCGCCGAGGTCAATTCACTCGATATGACCGACGTCTGGGTCACCGCGACGGATCCGCTGCATCGCCTGCCCGACTCGAACGATCCCGTCCACTGGCGCCGCAACGCCCAGGGCCAGCCTGAGAAGCTCCAGGGAGAGGCGCTCGCCAAATGGATTGCCGCTCGCAGGAAGGGTGCCGGCCCCGGCCTTCCCTTTGCGCTGGAAATGGTGCGTCGCACCGGAGTACCCATCGGCCTCATCCCCTGCGCTCATGGCGGCACGTCGATGGATCAGTGGAGCCCCGCGTTGAAGGACAAGGGCGGCGATTCCCTCTACGGCGGTATGGTGCGTCGATTCGAACTCGCCGGTGGGAAGATCAAGGGCCTGCTTTGGTACCAGGGCGAATCCGACGCTTCGCCCACTGCCGCGCCTCTCTTCGAGGAGAAGTTCCGCAACCTGATCGCGGCCATCCGTAAGGACTTCAATCAGCCGGATCTGCCGTTCTACTACGTTCAGATCGGCCGCCACGTGAGCCTCTCCAACCAGAATGAGTGGAACAGGATCCAGGACATTCAGCTCAAGCTGGAATCGCAGATTCCCAACGTCGGCATGGTCACCTGCGTCGACTGCGAACTCGACGACGGGATCCACGTCAGCACCACTGAGCAGCCGTTGCTGGGGCATCGCCTCGCCAACTTGGCCATCGGCCAGACGCGAAAAGGGCCCCGACCCGTGTCGGCCCGCGCGAAAGACGGCATCATCCGCGTCGACTTCGCGGAAGTGAATGGCCGCCTGAAGCATGCCGGCCGCCTCTATGGTTTCAGTGTGCACGATGCCAGCGGCGCCTATGTCCCAACCATCTATAAGCAGCGTGTCAGCTCCGCCGACCCCAACGTGGTGGAACTGCTCTACGGAGGCAAGTTGCCCGAAGGAGCCACGCTGCGTTACGGCGCAGGGCGCGATCCCTACGTCAATTTGCGCGACGAAGCCGGCATGGCCGCCCCCGCCTTTGGCCCCATGCCCATCTCACAGTGA
- a CDS encoding Gfo/Idh/MocA family oxidoreductase, producing the protein MPSQTHPRRTFLRSAGQAAIAWSALSYSRILGANDKINMGLIGAGERGRGVMSNFLKTGETNLVAACDVYAEMIDRAQKLAPGAKGFKDHRLLLEEKGIDAVLIATPDHWHAACAIDALNAGKDVYVEKPLTLRIEEGPPIVKAARVNNRVCQVGLQQRSGAHYIEAKKKYMDEGVLGEIPLVRTWWHGNGYHLRKAPPTLATLPSNLDWARFLGPVKWRDWDPQQFWNWRAYLDFGGGQVTDLMTHWIDVVHMFMGTDAPTSGVAAGGVYVYKDGRTAPDTINVLLEYGAAFTATFEATLAPGIRGEGIEFCGTKGKLYIDRRRYEYTPAARGAKPVEVLGPNYDFTLDHVKNFLECCRTRQKPNCDVYIGHRSAMASHLGNISYVQKRRLNFNPQREEILPL; encoded by the coding sequence ATGCCAAGTCAGACCCACCCGCGGCGAACCTTCCTGCGTTCCGCTGGCCAGGCTGCGATTGCCTGGTCAGCCCTCTCGTACTCCCGCATCCTCGGCGCCAACGACAAGATCAATATGGGCCTCATCGGCGCCGGCGAACGCGGCCGTGGCGTGATGAGCAACTTCCTGAAGACCGGCGAAACCAACCTCGTGGCTGCGTGCGACGTATACGCCGAGATGATCGACCGGGCGCAGAAGTTGGCGCCGGGTGCGAAGGGATTCAAGGATCACCGCCTGTTGCTGGAAGAGAAGGGGATCGACGCGGTTCTAATCGCCACGCCCGACCACTGGCATGCGGCCTGCGCGATTGACGCGTTGAATGCCGGCAAGGACGTCTATGTGGAAAAGCCGCTCACGCTGCGCATCGAAGAGGGTCCGCCAATCGTGAAGGCGGCGCGCGTGAACAATCGCGTGTGCCAGGTGGGGCTGCAGCAGCGCTCGGGCGCCCACTATATTGAAGCCAAGAAGAAGTATATGGACGAGGGTGTGCTTGGCGAGATCCCGCTGGTTCGGACGTGGTGGCATGGCAATGGCTACCACCTGCGAAAGGCGCCTCCAACACTGGCGACGCTGCCCTCGAACCTTGATTGGGCCCGCTTCCTGGGTCCGGTGAAGTGGCGCGACTGGGATCCCCAGCAGTTCTGGAACTGGCGCGCATATCTCGACTTCGGCGGCGGCCAAGTGACTGACCTGATGACCCACTGGATCGATGTCGTTCACATGTTCATGGGGACCGACGCGCCGACTTCCGGCGTCGCGGCAGGCGGTGTCTACGTCTACAAAGACGGCCGGACCGCTCCCGACACGATCAACGTCCTGCTGGAATACGGCGCGGCTTTCACGGCGACATTCGAGGCGACACTGGCGCCGGGCATCCGGGGCGAGGGCATCGAGTTCTGCGGCACCAAGGGCAAGCTCTACATCGACCGCCGCCGGTATGAGTACACGCCCGCCGCGCGCGGCGCAAAACCGGTTGAGGTGCTGGGCCCGAACTACGACTTCACGCTGGACCATGTGAAGAACTTCCTGGAGTGCTGCCGCACGCGGCAGAAGCCCAATTGCGATGTCTACATCGGCCATCGTTCGGCCATGGCTTCGCATCTGGGCAACATCAGCTACGTCCAGAAGCGGCGGCTGAACTTCAATCCGCAGCGCGAAGAGATTCTTCCGCTTTAG